Proteins from a genomic interval of Lolium perenne isolate Kyuss_39 chromosome 1, Kyuss_2.0, whole genome shotgun sequence:
- the LOC127326779 gene encoding dolichyl-diphosphooligosaccharide--protein glycosyltransferase subunit STT3A: MAETEADAAAAPSAAPGRLRNAFGGVLCAFTLILIGVLAFSIRLFSVIKYESVIHEFDPYFNYRVTQFLSKNGIYEFWNWFDDRTWYPLGRVIGGTVYPGLTLTAGSIWWLVNALNIPLSVETVCVFTAPIFSAFASWATYLLTKEAKGTGAGLMAAAILGMVPSYISRSVAGSYDNEAVAIFALVFTFYLYVKTLNTGSLFYATLNALSYFYMVCSWGGYTFIINLIPMHVLLCIVTGRYSSRLYIAYAPLVILGTLLAALVPVVGFNAVLTSEHFASFLVFIILHVVAFVSYIKGLLTPRLYKMAMTLVITVGMAVCFAVVAILVALVASSPTKGWSGRSLSLLDPTYASKYIPIIASVSEHQPPTWPSYFMDINVLAFLVPAGIISCFLPLSDASSFMVLYLVTAVYFSGVMVRLMLVLAPAACILSGIALSSAFDVLTRSMKFQLSKLFDDGSAISGNGSTEATSASAVNTNSSKSENKTEKSEAAPKEKSSKKNRRKEKEVTESVPAKSKKEKRLSVLPLEASVIGTLLLIILGGFYVVHCVWAAAEAYSAPSIVLTSRSREGLHVFDDFREAYAWLSHNTDVDDKVASWWDYGYQTTAMANRTVIVDNNTWNNTHIATVGTAMSSPEKAAWEIFDSLDVKYVLVVFGGLVGYPSDDINKFLWMVRIGGGEFPHIKEPDYLRDGQYRVDAQATPTMLNCLMYKLCYYRFVETDGKGFDRVRGYEIGKKHFKLTHFEEVFTTHHWMVRIYKLKPQKNRVRAKLRKLKSGSKSSSTLAAGRKKNPWQ; encoded by the exons ATGGCAGAGACCGAggccgacgcggcggcggcgccctccGCCGCCCCCGGCCGCCTCCGCAACGCCTTCGGCGGCGTGCTGTGCGCCTTCACCCTCATCCTCATCGGCGTCCTCGCCTTCTCGATCCGCCTCTTCTCC GTGATCAAGTACGAGAGCGTGATCcacgagttcgacccctacttcaactaCCGCGTCACCCAG TTTCTGTCGAAGAATGGAATCTACGAGTTCTGGAACTGGTTTGATGATAGGACATG GTATCCCCTGGGCCGTGTGATTGGTGGCACTGTGTATCCTGGGTTGACATTGACAGCTGGAAGCATTTGGTG GTTGGTCAACGCTCTTAACATTCCATTGTCAGTGGAGACCGTATGTGTGTTCACAGCTCCAATTTTCTCAGCATTCGCTTCCTGGGCTACTTACCTATTGACAAAG GAAGCAAAGGGCACTGGAGCTGGATTGATGGCAGCAGCGATTCTGGGAATG GTCCCTTCGTATATCTCAAGATCAGTTGCAGGCAGCTATGATAATGAGGCTGTAGCAATATTTGCCTTGGTGTTCACATTTTATCTGTATGTAAAG ACACTGAATACAGGATCACTCTTTTATGCAACGCTCAACGCTCTCTCATATTTCTACATG GTCTGTTCTTGGGGAGGCTACACATTCATCATAAATCTTATTCCGATGCATGTGCTCTTGTGCATTGTAACCGGTCGTTATTCTTCACGACTTTACATTGCATATGCACCCCTT GTTATATTGGGAACACTTCTCGCAGCCTTGGTACCTGTGGTTGGTTTTAATGCAGTATTGACATCTGAGCACTTTGCATCCTTTCTG GTGTTTATAATCCTTCATGTGGTTGCCTTTGTTTCTTACATCAAAGGACTTTTGACTCCCAGGCTGTACAAAATGGCTATGACTCTTGTTATAACTGTTGGCAT GGCTGTTTGTTTCGCTGTGGTAGCTATACTTGTAGCATTGGTGGCATCTAGCCCAACAAAAGGCTGGAGCGGGCGCAGTTTGAGTCTACTTGACCC AACCTATGCAAGCAAGTATATTCCCATCATTGCCAGTGTCAGTGAACATCAACCCCCTACCTGGCCCTCTTATTTCATGGATATCAATGTTTTGGCCTTCTTGGTTCCTGCCGGGATAATT TCATGCTTCTTGCCTTTATCCGATGCAAGCTCATTCATGGTCTTGTACTTGGTCACTGCGGTCTATTTTTCTGGAGTGATG GTTCGACTTATGCTTGTCCTTGCTCCTGCTGCATGCATTCTATCTGGGATTGCTCTCTCCTCAGCTTTTGATGTCCTCACACGATCAATGAAATTTCAGCTATCAAAATTATTTGATGATGGCTCTGCTATT TCAGGGAATGGTAGCACAGAGGCTACTAGTGCTAGCGCAGTTAATACAAATTCATCAAAAAGTGAAAATAAGACTGAAAAATCCGAAGCAGCCCCAAAGGAAAAATCATCAAAGAagaaccggaggaaggaaaaagAAGTGACAGAAAGTGTTCCTGCCAAGTCTAAGAAGGAAAAGAGACTTTCTGTTCTTCCTTTGGAAGCATCTGTTATAGGCACTTTGTTACTGATTATATTAGGTGGTTTCTACGTA GTCCATTGTGTTTGGGCTGCAGCTGAAGCATACTCTGCACCTTCAATTGTGTTGACATCTCGTTCGCGTGAGGGATTGCATGTTTTTGATGATTTCCGTGAAGCTTACGCATGGCTTAGCCATAACACAGATGTTGATGACAAG GTTGCATCCTGGTGGGACTATGGTTATCAAACAACTGCTATGGCCAACAGGACTGTGATTGTAGACAACAATACCTGGAACAACACTCACATAGCAACAGTTGGTACAGCGATGTCATCCCCAGAAAAAGCAGCGTGGGAGATTTTTGATTCTCTAGATGTCAAATATGTGCTTGTTGTGTTTGGAG GGCTGGTTGGCTACCCTAGTGATGATATCAATAAGTTCCTTTGGATGGTTCGCATAGGAGGTGGTGAATTCCCTCACATCAAGGAACCGGATTATCTC AGAGATGGCCAGTACCGTGTCGATGCTCAAGCAACCCCAACTATGTTGAATTGCCTCATGTACAAGCTTTGCTATTACAG GTTCGTTGAGACTGATGGGAAAGGCTTCGATAGAGTAAGAGGATATGAAATAGGAAAGAAGCATTTCAAGCTAACACATTTTGAGGAG GTGTTCACGACGCACCACTGGATGGTCCGCATTTATAAACTAAAACCTCAAAAGAACAGGGTCCGAGCCAAGTTGAGGAAGTTGAAATCT GGTTCCAAATCAAGTTCTACACTTGCAGCAGGCCGAAAGAAGAACCCATGGCAATGA